The following nucleotide sequence is from Planctomycetota bacterium.
GACGAAGCCCGCGATCACGCGGTCCATCTGGCCCACCAGGTCCAGGGTGGTCTCGCGGTGCTTCTCGGGGATCATATCGACGCCGAAGCCGCGGACCTTGGCCCAGCCCGTGCTGAAGAAGAAGAAGAAGAACCCCGTTAGGAAGAGGCTGAAGAGCAGCAGCCCGACCGAGGCGAGCGTGCCCAGGGCCGTCGCGAGCGTGAAGCGGCCGCCCTCGACCGCGGCGCCCGCCACGCCGCCGGCGTTGCCCCGCAGCGTGTTGACCAGCCAGTCGATGGCCTCGGCCACCACGCCGCCCTGCGCCGTGGTGCCCTCGCCGTCCTCGGTGGGCTCGATGTCGGTGATGTACCAGTAGACCAGCGTCTGGAGCAGCGGCGGCAGGTCGTCGAAGGCCGCGCTCGCGCCGCGGGCCCGCTCGGTGACCACCCGCGGCGTCGTGGGCCGGGGGTCGGCGAGGGGCTCGACTGCTTCGTCTGCCGGGGTTGCGTCGGCAGAAGTTGCGTCGGCGTCGGCCGGTTGCTCGGGGGCGGGCTCTGCATCTTGCCCGGCTTCTTGCTCGGGCTCTTGCTCGGGCTGCGGCTCGGCTTCCGGGATCACGTCCGGCTCGGGCGGCGGCCTCTCGAAGAACAGCAGCGTGGCGGGCTCGACCTCGTCGGTCTCGGGGTCGTCGCCCTGCCGCCAGGGCCGCACCGTTGCGCCCTCCTCGGTGACGTACCGCGTGACCGCGGAGATCTGCCGCACCCGCTGATTGGTGACCTCCCAGATATCCCGCCCCTGCACGACGGCGAACGCCGTGCCGAGCACCGTGGGCACCGAAACCAGCGCCACGATCGCCACGATGATGCCCGCCACGGCACCCTGCCGGCTGATGAACTTGCTCTGCTCCAGCCGCTGCACCAGCGGCTCGAACAGGTAGGCCAGCAGCAGCGCCGCGAGCATCGGCACCGTGACCGTGCGGAGCACGTAGCCCAGGTACAGCAGCCCGACGATCGACAGCACCACGAGCACGTCGCGGACGGGCTGGATCTGCCAGAGATGCCGGGTGTGCCAGGCCTTGCGGCCGCGCGACGAGCCGCGACCCTCCGACCGTGCATCGCCTTCCGCGGCGGCGGGATCGGGCGTGGTCTCGTCCTCGTTAGCCATCGGTGGCCGCATCGAGTGCGCCGCCGCGGCCCAGGCCACCGGGGCGGGCTTGTGCGTCAACGCCGCCCTCGAAGGCCTCGCCGAAGTCGTAGACGCCGCGGAAGTCGTCGAGCGAATCCTGGTCGCTGGTGCGCATCAGGCCAGCGTCGACCATGGCGTACACGATCTTGCCGAAGTCCTCGGTCGTCGTCACCCCCCACTTGCGGAGCACCGTGCGGGCCAGCAGGCCGTACCGCTCGACCGCATAGGACCGCAGACCCACGCACAGCTCCTGGCCCGTCACGTGCCGGGTGCCGTCGTCGGCGGGCACCGGCCCGTCGCGGCTGGCATCGAAGCCCGCGACGGTGTGCGCCAGCCCCTCCCGGACGAACTGGAACGCCTCGAGCGCGAAGGGCGCCCGCGAACGCAGCTCGTGCCAGTCGATCAGTTCGTCCATGCCTCGTCGCCCGGTATGGGTGCGTACTCCGGAGATTCCGTCACAGCATAATGGTCGCAACTCTATTCGGGCGCATCGAACTCCGGGCTCCACCGGGCGGACAAGCCCGCACCCGTTATCGGTCGACCCCGCACCCCGGCCTCCAGCGTCATCCGCCGGCCGGCTTGCTCAGGCCGCGATGGCCCGCCTCGGCGAACCGCAGCGATGCGCCGACCCACGGTTCGCCGGTACCGGCGATGCCGATCCGTGGGCCGGCCACGATCGTGCTGGGATTTCGCGCGCCGGCCTTCGGGCCCTCGAGCCATAACCGCTGGGAAGACAACAGGTTCTCGCCGTCGAATTCCCGATCGATGGCCAGCGCCCGGCACAGCCGCGCCGGCCCGGCGCACAGCAGCCGCTCGGCGATCTCGGCCGGCGCCTTGGGGCCCGTCCGCCGCAGTTCGAGCATCCGTCCGGCACCGTCGAGAGGCTCGAGGGCCCGGATCAGGACGGCCTGCGGATCGTCCGCGGCCCGGCACGACACGTTGAAGCACCAGTGCATGCCATAGGTGAAGTAGACGTAGGCCGTGCCCGGGGCGGCGTACATCGAGGCGTTCCGCTCGGTGCGCCGCCCGCCGAAGGCGTGGCTCGCGGCATCCTCGACGCCGCAGTAGGCCTCGGTCTCGATGATCCGGCCGGCGAGCATCGCGCCGTCGTCGAGCCGACGGTGCAGCGTCCAGCCGATGAGGGCGGGCGCAACGGTCTTCGCATCGCGTGCCAGGACACGCCGGAGATCGGCCATCACCCCAGCGTAATCCACCGGCGACGGCCCGGATCTAGCGACGACGGCCTAGCGACGCCGACGCACGGCGAGCACGGCGGCCCCGATCACCACGAGCGGTGTCGGCGCGGGCACCACGCGGATAGTGGCCGACGCCTCTTCCAGGAGATCGAGGCGGGAGGCGCCCACCGGATCGCTGCGGTCCAGATAGACGTCGAAGCGGGTCGTCGCGGTCCGCAGGTCGACGTCGAAGGCCGCCGGCACGTCGTCCGGGGCCGTGTAGGTCCAGGACAGGTACGCGCCCGGTGCGGGCGGCGGCGTCCAGCCCGCCGGTGGGAAGTTGAGCTGGCCAACGAGATAGCCCTCGATGCCGGCATCGGTGGGGTCGCCCGCCAGCGTGCCCGGCCCGTCGTAGGGCGGCACTATGGAGAG
It contains:
- a CDS encoding AI-2E family transporter, which encodes MANEDETTPDPAAAEGDARSEGRGSSRGRKAWHTRHLWQIQPVRDVLVVLSIVGLLYLGYVLRTVTVPMLAALLLAYLFEPLVQRLEQSKFISRQGAVAGIIVAIVALVSVPTVLGTAFAVVQGRDIWEVTNQRVRQISAVTRYVTEEGATVRPWRQGDDPETDEVEPATLLFFERPPPEPDVIPEAEPQPEQEPEQEAGQDAEPAPEQPADADATSADATPADEAVEPLADPRPTTPRVVTERARGASAAFDDLPPLLQTLVYWYITDIEPTEDGEGTTAQGGVVAEAIDWLVNTLRGNAGGVAGAAVEGGRFTLATALGTLASVGLLLFSLFLTGFFFFFFSTGWAKVRGFGVDMIPEKHRETTLDLVGQMDRVIAGFVRGRFTIALIQSVYFIIAYWLIGVPAPLILGPIVGVLSVVPYVALIGIPLTVIAMAIDNSGWLAFQQTWWWTLFAPVVVYQLGQLLDDYVLTPAIQGKTTNMDTPTILFASIAGGILAGIYGLLLAIPVAACAKILLRELFWPRFHAWLRGDARDFLPIRR
- a CDS encoding Minf_1886 family protein, with translation MDELIDWHELRSRAPFALEAFQFVREGLAHTVAGFDASRDGPVPADDGTRHVTGQELCVGLRSYAVERYGLLARTVLRKWGVTTTEDFGKIVYAMVDAGLMRTSDQDSLDDFRGVYDFGEAFEGGVDAQARPGGLGRGGALDAATDG
- a CDS encoding DNA-3-methyladenine glycosylase, whose protein sequence is MADLRRVLARDAKTVAPALIGWTLHRRLDDGAMLAGRIIETEAYCGVEDAASHAFGGRRTERNASMYAAPGTAYVYFTYGMHWCFNVSCRAADDPQAVLIRALEPLDGAGRMLELRRTGPKAPAEIAERLLCAGPARLCRALAIDREFDGENLLSSQRLWLEGPKAGARNPSTIVAGPRIGIAGTGEPWVGASLRFAEAGHRGLSKPAGG